The following proteins are co-located in the Gordonia polyisoprenivorans genome:
- the rpmH gene encoding 50S ribosomal protein L34 — protein sequence MAKGKRTFQPNNRRRARVHGFRLRMRTRAGRAIVNSRRSKGRAKLTA from the coding sequence GTGGCCAAGGGAAAGCGGACTTTCCAGCCCAACAATCGTCGTCGCGCACGCGTGCACGGCTTCCGGCTGCGTATGCGCACCCGTGCGGGTCGTGCCATCGTCAACAGCCGTCGCAGCAAGGGCCGCGCGAAGCTCACGGCCTGA
- the dnaA gene encoding chromosomal replication initiator protein DnaA, translated as MTSDRDSFGEVWKQVVAELNDDAAHHEPLSRQQKAWLSLVQPLTLAEGFALLAVPTPLVQEQIERNLRDTIRTTLSRHLGQPVDLGVRTATPAPLEETPDPATADSVGPGPSTDPVPLSPTAFDDSGPVRTFDPSMPGRPSPDGSGPLPGQGFAGREHRAPSDSFPHPTPMGAGYSGAADSTGQGAPNANPGAEWSSYFAERPTTSTASTSGTPVSLNPKYTFDTFVIGASNRFAHASAVAVAEAPARAYNPLFIWGESGLGKTHLLHAAGHYAQRLFPGMRVKYVSTEEFTNDFINSLRDDRRVAFKRRYRDVDVLLVDDIQFLIGKEGIQEEFFHTFNTLHNTSKQIVISSDRPPKQLATLEDRLRTRFEWGLITDVQPPDLETRIAILRKKAQMDNIAVPDDVLELIASKIERNIRELEGALIRVTAFASLNNTELDKSLADVVLQALLPNSGTIEISAAGILAITAEYFDISVDELRGPGKTRAIAQARQISMYLCRELTDLSLPKIGETFDRDHTTVMYAERKIRKEMAERRKVYDHVQELTARIKQRADR; from the coding sequence GTGACTTCGGATCGCGACTCCTTCGGCGAGGTCTGGAAGCAGGTTGTCGCCGAACTCAACGATGATGCCGCCCATCACGAACCGCTCAGCCGCCAGCAGAAGGCATGGTTGTCACTGGTTCAGCCGCTGACGCTGGCCGAGGGGTTCGCCCTGTTGGCAGTTCCGACACCACTGGTCCAGGAACAGATCGAACGCAATCTGCGTGACACGATCCGCACGACGTTGAGTCGTCATCTCGGCCAGCCCGTTGACCTCGGGGTGCGGACCGCCACGCCTGCGCCACTCGAGGAAACACCGGATCCGGCCACCGCCGATTCGGTCGGCCCCGGTCCCTCCACCGATCCGGTTCCCTTGTCTCCCACGGCATTCGATGATTCCGGACCCGTTCGTACGTTCGACCCGTCCATGCCCGGCCGGCCGTCACCCGACGGGTCGGGGCCGTTGCCGGGGCAGGGTTTCGCAGGCCGAGAGCACCGAGCACCGTCGGATTCGTTCCCCCACCCGACACCGATGGGCGCCGGCTACTCCGGCGCCGCCGATTCGACCGGTCAGGGGGCGCCGAACGCGAACCCCGGCGCCGAGTGGTCGTCGTATTTCGCCGAGCGACCCACCACCTCCACCGCGTCCACGTCGGGAACGCCGGTCAGTCTGAACCCGAAGTACACCTTCGACACGTTCGTGATCGGCGCGTCCAACCGTTTCGCGCACGCCTCGGCCGTCGCCGTCGCCGAGGCACCCGCTCGCGCCTACAACCCGTTGTTCATCTGGGGCGAGTCGGGACTCGGCAAGACTCACCTGCTGCATGCCGCGGGCCACTACGCCCAGCGTCTGTTCCCGGGTATGCGCGTCAAGTACGTCTCGACCGAGGAATTCACCAACGACTTCATCAACTCCCTGCGTGACGATCGTCGGGTCGCGTTCAAACGCCGCTATCGCGATGTCGACGTCCTTCTCGTCGACGACATCCAGTTCCTGATCGGCAAGGAAGGTATCCAGGAAGAGTTCTTCCATACCTTCAACACCCTGCACAACACCAGCAAGCAGATCGTCATCTCGTCCGATCGCCCGCCGAAACAGCTTGCAACGCTTGAGGATCGACTCCGCACTCGATTCGAGTGGGGCTTGATCACCGATGTGCAGCCGCCGGATCTGGAGACCCGGATCGCGATCCTTCGCAAGAAGGCCCAGATGGACAACATCGCGGTCCCCGACGACGTGCTCGAGCTGATCGCGTCGAAGATCGAACGCAACATCCGCGAGCTCGAGGGTGCCCTCATCCGGGTCACGGCGTTCGCGTCGCTGAACAACACCGAGCTGGACAAATCCTTGGCCGACGTCGTGCTGCAGGCGTTGTTGCCGAACTCCGGAACCATCGAGATCAGCGCCGCGGGCATCCTCGCGATCACCGCCGAGTACTTCGACATCTCCGTCGACGAACTCCGTGGCCCGGGCAAGACGCGAGCAATCGCCCAGGCGCGGCAGATCTCGATGTATCTGTGCCGTGAGCTCACCGACCTCTCCCTGCCGAAGATCGGTGAGACCTTCGACCGCGACCACACCACGGTCATGTACGCCGAACGCAAGATCCGTAAGGAGATGGCCGAGCGGCGCAAGGTCTATGACCACGTGCAGGAACTCACCGCACGCATCAAACAGCGCGCCGACCGCTGA
- the rnpA gene encoding ribonuclease P protein component has translation MMSAQHGISRGSDFSRTLKRGVRTSTRDLVVSVAVVPSVWPDPSGRRTQVAMTGGPWLGLIVSKSVGPAVVRHRVARRLRAAFRDSRVRVPATETFVVVRALPGAAHRSSDELADQLREVMGRKRVRELAARSAEVQVAGTGVSA, from the coding sequence ATGATGTCGGCCCAACATGGGATCTCTCGTGGATCCGACTTCTCCCGCACGCTGAAACGCGGTGTGCGGACCTCGACGCGTGATCTTGTGGTCAGCGTCGCCGTGGTGCCGTCGGTGTGGCCGGATCCGTCCGGACGTCGTACCCAGGTCGCGATGACCGGTGGGCCATGGCTGGGTCTGATCGTCAGCAAGTCCGTCGGTCCCGCAGTTGTCCGGCATCGTGTGGCCCGACGACTACGTGCCGCCTTCCGCGACAGCCGCGTCAGAGTTCCCGCCACCGAGACCTTCGTCGTCGTCCGCGCACTCCCGGGCGCCGCACATCGCTCCAGTGACGAACTCGCCGATCAGTTGCGAGAAGTGATGGGACGCAAGCGTGTTCGCGAGCTTGCAGCGCGTTCCGCAGAGGTCCAGGTCGCCGGCACCGGGGTGTCGGCATGA
- the dnaN gene encoding DNA polymerase III subunit beta, whose amino-acid sequence MKFRVARDEFSDSVAWVARSLPSRPPVPVLGCVVLEAPDETGSDANAGLTISGFDYEVSAQESIAAEIAEPGKVLVSGRLLADITRALPNKPVDVTLDGSRVAIACGSAKFSLPTMPVEDYPQLPDVPAVTGSIPADRFAEAVSQVAIAAGRDDTLPMLTGVRVEIEGNTVVLAATDRFRLAVRELEWDPTQPDVSGAVLVPAKTLSESAKTAGAEGTGAVRLAFGSGDAIGSEGILGILGESKQTTTRLLDAEFPKFRQLLPAAHTAVATVESGPLIEAIKRVALVAERGAQVRMEFTEGSVLLTAGGDEAGKAEEELPVEFRGEPLTIAFNPGYLQDGLSAINAKSVDFGFTTPSRPAVLRVSTGDEPVADESGAFVAPDSAFSYLLMPVRLPG is encoded by the coding sequence ATGAAGTTTCGTGTCGCGCGCGACGAATTCTCCGATTCGGTTGCCTGGGTTGCCCGAAGCCTGCCGTCCCGCCCGCCGGTGCCGGTTCTCGGCTGCGTCGTCCTGGAGGCTCCCGATGAAACCGGATCCGACGCCAACGCCGGTCTGACGATCTCCGGTTTCGACTACGAGGTCTCCGCGCAGGAATCGATCGCCGCGGAGATCGCCGAACCGGGCAAGGTCCTGGTCTCGGGCCGCCTGCTCGCCGACATCACCCGGGCGCTGCCCAACAAGCCCGTCGATGTCACGCTCGACGGATCACGGGTGGCCATCGCCTGCGGTAGCGCGAAGTTCTCGCTGCCGACGATGCCGGTCGAGGATTACCCGCAGTTGCCCGACGTGCCCGCGGTCACCGGATCCATCCCGGCCGACCGGTTCGCCGAGGCGGTGTCGCAGGTCGCGATCGCCGCCGGCCGTGACGACACGCTGCCCATGCTCACCGGCGTCCGCGTCGAGATCGAGGGCAACACCGTCGTACTCGCCGCCACCGACAGATTCCGACTGGCCGTGCGCGAGCTGGAGTGGGATCCCACTCAACCCGATGTCAGCGGAGCGGTTCTGGTGCCCGCCAAGACTCTCTCGGAGAGCGCGAAGACCGCAGGTGCCGAGGGCACCGGAGCGGTGCGCCTGGCCTTCGGATCCGGCGACGCCATCGGATCCGAGGGCATCCTGGGCATCCTCGGCGAGTCGAAGCAGACCACGACGCGCCTGCTCGATGCCGAGTTCCCCAAGTTCCGTCAGCTGCTGCCCGCCGCACACACCGCGGTCGCCACCGTCGAGAGCGGACCTCTCATCGAGGCGATCAAACGCGTTGCCCTGGTGGCCGAGCGCGGAGCACAGGTGCGGATGGAATTCACCGAGGGATCGGTGCTGCTGACCGCCGGCGGCGACGAGGCGGGCAAGGCGGAGGAAGAGCTCCCCGTCGAGTTTCGCGGTGAGCCGCTGACGATCGCGTTCAACCCCGGATATCTGCAGGACGGCTTGTCGGCGATCAACGCCAAGTCGGTCGATTTCGGGTTCACCACGCCCAGCCGTCCGGCGGTGCTGCGGGTGTCGACGGGAGATGAGCCGGTCGCTGACGAGTCCGGGGCCTTCGTCGCTCCGGACAGCGCCTTCAGCTATCTGCTGATGCCGGTCCGCCTGCCGGGCTGA